From Helicobacter sp. MIT 05-5293, one genomic window encodes:
- a CDS encoding L,D-transpeptidase family protein translates to MKHLLGVVFIALLVNGALALDSQLVSLVNEYKKNGINAIEAKLEGYLSDKDYWQEILKNTATDYGYFEDLQYLFVSDKSAPSLNLYQLNDSKFTEIGHSSALVAKGKGNKNREGDLTTPIGSYDITARLTGLDQYYGPLAFSTSYPNVYDQSLRKTGGGIWIHGLPLNGNREELNTRGCIAIDNEILKKYDKVIDHKKTMLITYEGSLKPATIEELAIVLASLYQWKNAWQQSDLKTYLAFYDEKDFYRPDGMSFKAFSNHKKNIFAKGESKNIRISHINVSVYPNESHRNMFRISFMQDYKATLNGKTSFSSVGKKDMYVVLEGNQIKILSEK, encoded by the coding sequence ATGAAGCATTTATTAGGCGTTGTATTTATCGCTTTATTAGTTAATGGTGCTTTGGCACTTGATTCGCAGTTGGTTTCTTTGGTCAATGAATATAAGAAAAATGGTATCAATGCGATTGAAGCGAAGTTGGAAGGTTATCTTTCGGATAAGGATTATTGGCAGGAAATACTAAAAAATACAGCTACAGATTATGGTTATTTTGAAGATTTGCAATATTTATTTGTATCAGACAAAAGTGCGCCCTCACTAAATCTGTATCAATTAAACGATTCTAAATTTACTGAAATTGGGCATTCATCAGCTTTGGTAGCAAAAGGAAAGGGCAATAAAAATCGTGAGGGGGATTTGACAACGCCCATTGGTTCTTATGACATTACTGCAAGGCTAACAGGGCTTGATCAATATTATGGTCCTTTAGCCTTTAGCACAAGTTATCCTAATGTCTATGATCAATCTCTTAGAAAGACGGGCGGAGGGATTTGGATACATGGTTTACCGCTTAATGGTAATCGAGAAGAGCTTAATACGCGCGGTTGTATCGCGATTGATAATGAGATTCTCAAAAAATATGACAAGGTTATTGATCATAAAAAAACAATGTTGATTACTTATGAGGGATCATTAAAGCCAGCAACAATTGAAGAGCTTGCTATTGTCTTAGCAAGTTTGTATCAATGGAAAAATGCTTGGCAACAAAGTGATTTAAAAACTTATCTTGCTTTTTATGATGAAAAAGATTTTTATCGCCCTGATGGTATGAGTTTCAAAGCATTTAGTAATCATAAGAAAAATATCTTTGCCAAAGGTGAAAGTAAGAATATACGCATTTCGCACATTAATGTTTCAGTCTATCCTAACGAATCTCATCGCAATATGTTTCGTATAAGCTTTATGCAGGATTATAAAGCCACGCTTAATGGAAAGACAAGCTTTTCTTCAGTGGGTAAAAAAGATATGTATGTTGTATTAGAAGGAAATCAAATCAAGATTCTTAGCGAAAAGTAA
- the hisG gene encoding ATP phosphoribosyltransferase, giving the protein MIKVALPKGRIAKESLALFEKVYAKKFVFDDRKLILQQDDFIFMLVRSQDVPTYVHYQAADIGIVGRDVIEEQQVDLVKLLDLKIGKCKVVVGSQEGKGIDYQKPQIKIATKMPNITRKYFATKAVAIEALKLYGSIELAPLVGLSDGIVDIVETGATMKQNHLKIDEVIMESSAFLVANQHSFYEKKALILDIYQKLQEVI; this is encoded by the coding sequence ATGATTAAGGTTGCATTGCCTAAGGGGCGTATAGCCAAAGAAAGTTTGGCATTGTTTGAAAAAGTGTATGCAAAAAAATTTGTGTTTGATGACCGAAAATTGATTTTACAACAAGATGATTTTATTTTTATGCTCGTGCGTAGTCAAGATGTGCCAACTTATGTGCATTATCAAGCTGCAGATATTGGAATCGTAGGACGCGATGTGATTGAAGAGCAGCAGGTTGATCTCGTGAAGTTGCTTGATTTAAAGATTGGCAAATGCAAGGTTGTTGTAGGTTCTCAAGAAGGCAAAGGCATTGATTATCAAAAGCCTCAAATAAAGATTGCCACAAAAATGCCAAATATTACGCGAAAGTATTTTGCGACTAAAGCCGTAGCAATTGAAGCCTTAAAACTTTATGGTTCAATTGAGCTTGCGCCATTGGTAGGGCTTAGTGATGGCATCGTGGATATTGTCGAGACGGGAGCTACGATGAAGCAAAATCATCTCAAGATTGATGAAGTGATTATGGAATCTAGTGCATTTTTGGTCGCAAATCAGCATAGTTTTTATGAGAAAAAAGCTTTGATTCTGGATATTTATCAAAAGTTACAGGAGGTGATATGA
- a CDS encoding type III pantothenate kinase, with protein MLLCDVGNTFLHFYHKGKIWKEKPYALTSKRESLPIYYISVNERYERCLLASHSHCVNIAPYIEVDTSYQGLGIDRKAACKAIDDGVIIDAGSAITIDVMQQGIHIGGYIMPGLGAYKMMFKEISKVLDIEIEPGVDLSRLPQNTKDALSFGAIKSIILMIKNTSRTKKIYFTGGDGKFFARFFENAIYDNTLVFKGMQSALSKHI; from the coding sequence ATGCTTTTATGTGATGTGGGCAATACTTTTTTGCATTTTTATCATAAAGGTAAGATTTGGAAAGAAAAGCCTTATGCTCTTACATCTAAAAGGGAGAGTCTTCCTATTTACTATATCAGCGTGAATGAACGCTATGAACGATGTCTTTTAGCTTCACACAGTCATTGTGTGAATATTGCTCCTTATATTGAGGTAGATACAAGCTATCAAGGGCTAGGCATAGATAGAAAAGCTGCTTGTAAGGCAATTGATGATGGGGTGATTATTGATGCGGGTAGTGCGATTACGATTGATGTGATGCAGCAAGGAATCCATATAGGGGGTTATATTATGCCCGGTTTGGGGGCGTATAAGATGATGTTTAAAGAGATTTCTAAAGTGCTTGATATTGAGATAGAGCCAGGTGTGGATCTTTCAAGGTTGCCTCAAAATACAAAAGACGCACTAAGCTTTGGAGCGATTAAAAGTATTATTTTGATGATTAAAAATACTTCACGCACAAAGAAGATTTATTTTACAGGAGGCGATGGGAAATTTTTCGCAAGGTTTTTTGAAAATGCAATCTATGACAATACCTTAGTTTTTAAGGGTATGCAAAGTGCGTTGTCAAAACATATTTAA
- the hslV gene encoding ATP-dependent protease subunit HslV — MFEATTILGYKGEYEGKPYAVIGGDGQVTFGNCVLKNNATKIRTLYNNHILSGFAGSTADAFSLFDMFERILESKKGDLVKSVLDFSKEWRKDKYLRKLEAMMIVLNKEHIYILSGTGDVVEPEDGKIAAIGSGGNYALSAARALDRHTNLPPKDLVENSLRIAGEICIYTNTNIKILEL, encoded by the coding sequence ATGTTTGAAGCAACAACGATTTTAGGCTACAAAGGCGAATATGAAGGCAAACCATACGCAGTGATTGGCGGCGATGGGCAAGTAACTTTTGGAAATTGTGTATTGAAAAATAATGCCACTAAAATCCGCACGCTTTATAATAATCACATTCTAAGCGGTTTTGCAGGTTCTACTGCCGATGCGTTTAGTCTTTTTGATATGTTTGAGCGCATTTTGGAAAGCAAAAAAGGCGATCTTGTCAAGAGTGTTTTGGATTTTAGCAAAGAATGGCGCAAAGATAAGTATTTAAGGAAGCTTGAAGCAATGATGATTGTCCTTAATAAGGAGCATATTTACATTTTAAGCGGGACAGGTGATGTGGTCGAGCCAGAAGACGGGAAAATCGCAGCCATTGGAAGTGGAGGAAATTATGCTTTGAGTGCAGCTAGGGCATTGGATCGTCATACAAATCTTCCTCCTAAAGATTTGGTCGAAAATTCTTTGCGTATTGCCGGAGAGATTTGTATTTACACAAATACGAATATTAAAATTTTAGAATTATGA
- a CDS encoding SprT family zinc-dependent metalloprotease translates to MLKPSLQIFKKPIKNPRITIKTSQKIIVSVPLHFSSYHTQAFIEYHQKWIDKTLAKISKNHQDLSDEILLHTHQILIFGQWQDIATLSYPLQKNAFKELLYTYIAPRTQELANTMNLDFQHIKITNACSKFGSCTYDNRLFFSLMLVFAPYHLIDYVIIHELAHIHHKNHSQDFWHLVTKHCLHAKDYRAQLRKEAKLYLELLQKLS, encoded by the coding sequence ATGTTAAAACCCTCCTTACAAATTTTCAAAAAACCGATTAAAAATCCGCGCATCACTATCAAAACATCTCAAAAAATTATCGTCAGTGTGCCTCTTCATTTCTCATCTTATCACACGCAAGCATTCATTGAGTATCATCAAAAATGGATTGACAAAACGCTTGCTAAAATCTCTAAAAATCATCAAGACCTATCTGATGAGATTCTCTTGCATACTCATCAGATTCTCATCTTTGGACAATGGCAAGATATTGCGACATTATCTTATCCACTCCAAAAAAATGCCTTTAAAGAGCTTTTATACACCTACATTGCTCCTCGCACTCAAGAGCTTGCCAACACAATGAATCTGGATTTTCAACATATAAAAATCACCAATGCCTGCTCAAAATTTGGAAGCTGCACTTATGATAATCGTTTATTTTTTTCACTAATGCTTGTGTTTGCTCCTTATCATCTTATTGATTATGTCATTATTCATGAGCTTGCGCATATTCATCACAAAAACCATTCGCAAGACTTTTGGCATTTAGTAACCAAACATTGTCTGCACGCTAAAGATTATCGCGCACAACTACGCAAAGAGGCTAAACTTTATTTAGAGCTGTTGCAAAAGCTTTCCTAA
- a CDS encoding acyl-[ACP]--phospholipid O-acyltransferase translates to MKRLWSIYGFLPFICVAFLNAFVDLGHKIIIQNTLYKVYDGAELTLLSTLINALIILPFVLLFTPSGFLADRFPKNLVMRVNAWVAVVITIFITLCYFMGWFWWAFCLTLLMAAQSAIYSPAKYGYIRDLVGKDMLAWGNGAMQATAIVAILAGMSVFSLFFEAFYDFHYVDWSPTQSEILQSIAPLGFLLILFSVIELFLCYRLPTFTQGNPQAFNRQDYLRGKMLKQNLKILTSHRTIWFCVVGICVFWSISQLLLASFPTYAKSNFNEMNTFKIQMVIGFSGLGIIVGSVIAGRFSKYYIETGLIPLGATLVFVMSLLLMSFDSLMPYSVVFFLFGMGGALFIIPLNALIQFHAKEEQLGRVLAGNNFVQNIGMLSFLLIGTFASLLHLPVEYLFYLCMIVAFCGFVYVIWLLPFSLVRMLITLAFLQRYRLNVEGFENVPESGGVLLLGNHISFIDWAIVQLALPRKVYFVMERSYYNRWYMRIFLDLVGVIPVSHGASKGALESIRKKLLEGHMVCLFPEGAISRHGHLNTFKSGFELALKDLSLSDAIILPFYIRGLWGSAFSRSHESFIQRRKSFAKRRVTIAFGEHLEIHSSKEKVKAKVFELSFKAWKAHCESLPSIPRAWIDSAKKWRGETAIIDSMSGAMSYTRMLAITMILSRIFAKHQSNLPLRSSFDLDSDKKAHCFECAGILLPASLASVLCNLSLSMTGKVVVNLNFTAGQKAIDMAIESAAIQHIYTSKQFMAKLKGKGVDLVFAPNVEIHYMEDLIDEVKARKFVLLSAMLQAMICPAFILKYLYTKKQNNTDVAAILFSSGSEGKPKGVMLSHLNIMSNVSQISDVIHARDNDVMLSSLPPFHAFGFTVTTLMPLLEGMLCVTYPDPTDAVGVAKAIAKNKVSIMCATSTFLGIYARHSKLDKVMFESLRLVVAGAEKLKKDVSEAFMLKFHKNIYEGYGATETTPVASVNLPSEFDAHHWELHKASKEGSVGMPLPGSAIRIVEPNTMEELPVGEDGMILIGGHQVMLGYLDDEEKTREALIKLDGIVWYKSGDKGHLDEDGFIHIVDRYSRFAKIGGEIVSLGGIEEEVQKLIKTLEMSENLKYVAVAIEDKKKGESVILLVSGSEEECQSLESAIKGSSIPPLFKPAKVLRVDSIPVLGSGKVDLKGAKDLAQKMIN, encoded by the coding sequence ATGAAGCGACTTTGGAGCATTTATGGTTTTTTGCCTTTCATTTGTGTGGCATTTCTCAATGCTTTTGTCGATTTGGGACATAAAATCATCATTCAAAATACACTCTATAAGGTTTATGATGGTGCGGAACTCACACTTTTAAGCACACTTATTAATGCCCTTATTATTTTGCCTTTTGTGCTTCTTTTTACGCCTTCAGGATTCTTAGCTGACCGATTTCCAAAGAATCTTGTGATGCGTGTGAATGCTTGGGTGGCAGTTGTCATTACAATTTTTATTACATTGTGTTATTTTATGGGTTGGTTTTGGTGGGCATTTTGTCTTACTTTGCTGATGGCAGCTCAATCGGCAATTTATTCTCCTGCAAAATATGGCTATATCAGGGATTTGGTTGGTAAAGATATGCTTGCGTGGGGAAATGGAGCGATGCAAGCGACTGCTATTGTTGCGATTTTGGCAGGAATGAGCGTATTTTCTTTATTTTTTGAAGCTTTTTATGATTTTCATTATGTGGATTGGTCGCCTACTCAAAGTGAGATTCTGCAAAGTATCGCGCCTTTAGGTTTTTTATTGATTCTCTTTTCAGTCATTGAGCTTTTTTTGTGTTATCGTCTTCCTACATTTACGCAGGGTAACCCCCAAGCCTTTAATCGTCAAGATTATCTACGCGGCAAGATGCTCAAACAGAATCTCAAGATTCTCACAAGCCATCGAACAATTTGGTTTTGTGTGGTTGGTATTTGTGTGTTTTGGTCGATTTCTCAATTACTCTTAGCCTCTTTTCCTACCTATGCTAAATCAAACTTTAATGAGATGAATACCTTTAAGATTCAAATGGTGATTGGTTTCTCGGGGTTGGGTATTATTGTCGGTTCTGTCATTGCGGGAAGATTCTCAAAATACTACATTGAAACGGGGCTTATTCCTTTAGGGGCGACTTTGGTTTTTGTGATGAGTTTGCTTTTGATGAGCTTTGATAGTTTGATGCCTTATAGTGTGGTGTTTTTCTTATTTGGTATGGGTGGCGCACTCTTTATTATCCCGCTTAATGCGCTGATACAATTTCATGCTAAAGAAGAGCAGTTAGGCAGGGTATTGGCGGGTAATAATTTTGTCCAAAATATCGGAATGTTGTCTTTTTTGCTTATCGGCACTTTTGCTTCTTTGTTGCATTTGCCTGTAGAATATCTTTTTTATTTATGTATGATTGTTGCTTTTTGTGGGTTTGTGTATGTCATTTGGTTATTGCCTTTTTCTTTGGTCAGAATGCTTATCACACTTGCTTTTTTACAACGTTATCGTTTGAATGTCGAGGGTTTTGAAAATGTCCCAGAAAGTGGTGGGGTGCTTTTACTTGGGAATCATATCTCATTTATTGATTGGGCAATTGTGCAGCTTGCCTTGCCACGCAAAGTATATTTTGTAATGGAGCGGAGTTATTATAATCGTTGGTATATGCGCATTTTCCTTGACCTTGTTGGTGTGATTCCGGTTTCTCATGGTGCGAGTAAGGGGGCGTTAGAATCGATTCGCAAAAAACTCTTAGAGGGGCATATGGTGTGTTTGTTTCCCGAAGGGGCAATTTCACGGCATGGGCATCTTAATACCTTTAAAAGCGGTTTTGAGCTTGCACTTAAAGATTTGTCTTTAAGTGATGCGATTATTTTACCTTTTTATATTCGTGGTCTGTGGGGGAGCGCATTTTCGCGCAGCCATGAGTCGTTTATTCAAAGACGCAAAAGCTTTGCCAAACGCAGAGTTACGATTGCTTTTGGCGAACATTTGGAGATTCATTCAAGTAAAGAAAAAGTTAAAGCTAAAGTTTTTGAGCTTTCTTTCAAGGCATGGAAAGCTCATTGTGAATCTTTGCCTTCAATCCCTCGCGCATGGATTGATAGCGCAAAGAAATGGCGTGGCGAAACAGCAATTATCGATAGTATGAGCGGAGCAATGAGCTATACGCGAATGCTTGCAATCACAATGATACTTTCAAGAATTTTTGCTAAGCATCAGTCAAATCTTCCATTACGCTCATCATTTGATTTAGATTCTGATAAAAAGGCACATTGTTTTGAATGTGCGGGGATTCTCTTGCCGGCATCTTTAGCAAGTGTGTTATGTAATCTCTCGTTATCAATGACAGGAAAGGTGGTTGTGAATCTCAACTTTACCGCTGGGCAAAAGGCTATAGATATGGCAATAGAATCTGCAGCCATTCAGCATATTTATACTTCTAAGCAGTTTATGGCTAAACTTAAGGGCAAGGGAGTGGATTTGGTGTTTGCCCCAAATGTGGAGATTCACTATATGGAGGATTTGATTGATGAGGTGAAAGCACGCAAGTTTGTGCTTTTGTCTGCAATGCTTCAAGCAATGATTTGTCCGGCTTTTATCCTAAAATACCTTTATACGAAAAAACAAAACAATACTGATGTGGCAGCGATTTTATTTAGCAGCGGGAGTGAGGGCAAACCAAAGGGTGTGATGCTCTCTCATCTCAATATTATGAGTAATGTCTCACAAATTTCTGATGTAATCCATGCGCGTGATAATGATGTGATGCTTTCTTCTTTGCCACCATTTCATGCTTTTGGATTCACGGTAACGACTTTGATGCCTTTGCTAGAAGGTATGCTTTGTGTTACTTATCCTGACCCTACCGATGCGGTGGGGGTTGCTAAGGCAATTGCGAAAAACAAGGTAAGTATTATGTGTGCGACATCGACATTTTTAGGTATTTATGCGCGACATTCTAAACTTGATAAGGTAATGTTTGAGAGTTTGCGATTAGTCGTAGCGGGTGCGGAAAAGCTGAAAAAAGATGTGAGCGAGGCTTTTATGCTGAAATTTCACAAAAATATTTATGAGGGTTATGGAGCGACAGAAACCACACCTGTAGCAAGTGTGAATCTCCCTAGCGAGTTTGATGCACATCATTGGGAGTTGCATAAAGCGAGTAAAGAGGGCAGTGTGGGTATGCCTTTGCCCGGGAGTGCGATACGCATTGTCGAGCCAAACACTATGGAAGAGTTGCCTGTGGGTGAAGATGGTATGATACTTATCGGCGGACATCAAGTGATGCTTGGTTATCTTGATGATGAAGAAAAGACAAGAGAAGCTTTAATCAAACTTGATGGTATTGTGTGGTATAAAAGCGGCGATAAAGGGCATTTAGACGAAGATGGTTTTATTCATATTGTCGATAGGTATTCGCGATTTGCCAAAATTGGCGGTGAAATCGTGAGCCTTGGCGGTATTGAAGAAGAGGTGCAAAAACTCATTAAGACTTTAGAAATGAGCGAGAATCTCAAATATGTTGCAGTCGCTATCGAAGACAAGAAAAAGGGCGAAAGTGTGATACTTTTGGTGAGTGGGAGCGAGGAAGAGTGTCAAAGCCTTGAATCTGCGATAAAAGGCTCATCTATCCCTCCGCTTTTTAAGCCTGCTAAAGTGTTAAGAGTGGATTCTATCCCTGTGCTTGGCTCGGGGAAAGTTGATCTCAAAGGTGCGAAAGATTTGGCACAAAAAATGATAAATTGA
- the rplI gene encoding 50S ribosomal protein L9, giving the protein MKVLLLENVQGLGKKGEIVEVKDGYGQNFLIAKGKAQHATNEVINKYKAQVRKQQEIEALEIAELHQMKNVLEQLMLVLHKKVGANDTLFGSITKEEIAAEIEKQTKMKIDKKHLEIPVAIKHLGQFQVLIKLGHGIHTTLNVEVKAQG; this is encoded by the coding sequence ATGAAAGTCCTACTTTTAGAAAATGTGCAAGGGCTTGGCAAGAAGGGTGAGATTGTAGAAGTCAAAGACGGCTATGGGCAAAATTTTCTGATTGCTAAGGGCAAGGCACAGCATGCAACGAATGAAGTGATTAACAAATATAAGGCTCAAGTCAGAAAACAGCAAGAGATTGAGGCATTAGAAATCGCCGAATTGCATCAAATGAAAAATGTCCTTGAGCAATTAATGCTCGTATTGCATAAAAAAGTGGGCGCAAATGATACGCTTTTTGGTTCAATCACAAAAGAAGAAATTGCCGCAGAGATTGAAAAACAAACCAAGATGAAGATTGATAAAAAACATCTTGAGATTCCCGTTGCGATAAAACATTTGGGTCAATTTCAAGTGCTTATTAAATTAGGACATGGTATTCATACAACCCTCAATGTGGAAGTAAAGGCGCAAGGATAG
- a CDS encoding beta-1,4-N-acetylgalactosaminyltransferase gives MLINYAPPPITPLEVLQNHAKNAHLHIKHQGYFLADENAKDPFSPRNPWAYIRVRNEAHTLRASLYSILPAIQRGVIGYNDCDDGSEEIILEFCEKFPSFIPVKYPYHVDIYNPEKEENKFYAYCNYVLSVIPKNQWLVKIDVDHIYEASKLFKSFYLLQKPWDMLIWNLIDICYTEQEILINKNTLVSHEQGDHFVLKNFSFYFAQVRESWNGIDDRIGYFETPKPHTNHIICPEVNNWHFPYQKDIRKKVIDKYTWIPLESWQSEEIGTRIDSSMLTSKVLHTLVKEFE, from the coding sequence ATGCTAATAAATTATGCCCCCCCCCCCATTACACCGCTAGAAGTATTACAAAATCACGCTAAAAACGCGCATTTACATATCAAACATCAAGGGTATTTTCTTGCTGATGAAAATGCCAAAGACCCCTTTTCCCCGCGCAATCCATGGGCATATATCCGTGTGAGAAATGAAGCCCATACCTTAAGGGCATCTTTGTATTCGATTTTGCCTGCGATTCAGCGAGGTGTGATTGGCTATAATGATTGCGATGATGGGAGTGAGGAGATTATTTTAGAATTTTGTGAGAAATTCCCGAGTTTTATCCCTGTGAAATATCCCTATCATGTGGATATTTATAATCCTGAAAAAGAAGAGAATAAGTTTTATGCGTATTGTAATTATGTGCTGAGTGTGATTCCCAAAAATCAATGGCTTGTGAAAATCGATGTGGATCATATCTATGAGGCAAGCAAGCTTTTTAAGAGTTTTTACTTGCTTCAAAAGCCATGGGATATGTTGATTTGGAATCTTATTGATATATGTTATACAGAACAAGAAATATTGATTAATAAAAATACTCTTGTAAGCCATGAGCAGGGCGATCATTTTGTGCTAAAGAATTTTAGTTTTTATTTTGCGCAAGTAAGAGAATCTTGGAATGGTATAGATGATAGAATTGGATATTTTGAAACGCCAAAGCCTCACACTAATCACATTATATGCCCAGAAGTCAATAATTGGCATTTCCCTTACCAAAAAGATATTCGAAAAAAGGTTATTGATAAATACACTTGGATACCTTTAGAATCTTGGCAAAGCGAAGAAATTGGCACAAGGATAGATTCTAGCATGCTTACAAGCAAAGTGCTACATACTCTCGTAAAAGAATTTGAGTAG
- the hslU gene encoding HslU--HslV peptidase ATPase subunit encodes MKENMTPKQIVEYLDNYIIGQKEAKKAVAIALRNRYRRMKLDKEVQEEITPKNILMIGSTGVGKTEIARRMAKMMGLPFVKVEASKYTEVGFVGRDVESMVRDLVLASVNLVESEHRQKAQAQINDYILEKITQKLLPPLPSGVSEAKKNEYEMSFAKMKQKVIKGEVDDLMIELEVSKKPSVNLNDDHLTPDMIKVQESIFKVLNVTNDKIKKEISVKEAKEALMYEATESVLDAESIRSEGLRRAQENGVIFIDEIDKVAVGSKDSSRQDPSKEGVQRDLLPIVEGSVVNTKYGQIKTDYILFIAAGAFHFSKPSDLIPELQGRFPLRVELSTLDEQSLYEILTQTKSSLLRQYQLLMLTEEIKLDFDDDAVRELARLSHNANQRTEDIGARRLHTTIERVLEDVSFDVDRYKGKEVVITAQMVRDCLGDLVENVDLARYIL; translated from the coding sequence ATGAAAGAAAATATGACACCCAAACAAATTGTAGAGTATCTTGATAATTATATCATTGGGCAAAAAGAGGCAAAAAAGGCGGTTGCTATTGCTTTGCGTAATCGCTATCGCCGTATGAAGCTTGATAAGGAAGTGCAAGAAGAAATTACTCCCAAAAATATTTTAATGATAGGTTCAACTGGTGTGGGTAAAACAGAGATTGCTAGACGCATGGCAAAAATGATGGGATTGCCTTTTGTAAAAGTTGAGGCAAGTAAATACACTGAAGTTGGTTTTGTGGGACGCGATGTAGAATCTATGGTGAGGGATTTGGTCTTAGCAAGTGTGAATCTTGTCGAAAGTGAGCATCGGCAAAAGGCTCAAGCCCAAATTAACGATTATATTTTAGAGAAAATCACTCAAAAGCTTTTGCCACCTTTGCCTAGCGGCGTGAGCGAAGCGAAAAAAAACGAATACGAAATGAGTTTTGCCAAAATGAAACAAAAAGTGATTAAGGGAGAAGTTGATGACTTGATGATTGAGCTTGAAGTCAGCAAAAAGCCTTCTGTGAATCTGAATGATGACCATCTCACACCGGATATGATAAAAGTCCAAGAATCTATCTTTAAGGTGCTGAATGTTACAAATGATAAGATTAAAAAAGAAATTAGCGTCAAAGAGGCTAAAGAAGCACTTATGTATGAAGCGACAGAATCTGTGCTTGATGCAGAAAGCATTCGGAGTGAGGGGCTTAGACGCGCACAAGAAAATGGCGTGATTTTTATTGATGAAATTGATAAGGTTGCTGTAGGAAGCAAGGATAGCTCAAGGCAAGATCCGAGCAAAGAAGGTGTGCAAAGAGATTTACTTCCTATTGTTGAAGGGAGTGTGGTTAATACAAAATACGGACAAATCAAAACTGATTATATTTTATTTATTGCTGCAGGTGCTTTTCATTTTAGCAAACCAAGTGATTTGATTCCAGAGCTTCAGGGACGCTTTCCTTTGCGTGTAGAATTAAGCACACTTGATGAACAAAGCCTTTATGAGATTCTCACTCAAACAAAAAGTTCTCTTTTGCGTCAATATCAGCTTTTGATGCTTACAGAGGAAATCAAACTAGATTTTGATGATGATGCGGTGAGAGAGTTAGCGAGGCTTTCGCATAATGCAAATCAACGCACAGAAGACATTGGTGCAAGGAGGTTGCATACGACTATTGAGCGTGTATTAGAAGATGTCAGCTTTGATGTGGATCGATATAAAGGCAAGGAAGTAGTGATTACTGCCCAAATGGTGCGTGATTGCTTAGGGGATTTGGTTGAAAATGTTGATTTGGCACGTTATATTCTCTGA
- the era gene encoding GTPase Era, whose protein sequence is MIPTKSGFIATLGRPNAGKSTLLNYLIGENLALVSHKANATRKQLHLIVPYEDAHCKAQMIFVDTPGIHHQEKLLNQYMLSQALKAMSDCDMALYLAPISDEIKHYEDFLQLAQGVKHLLILTKIDLYTKEQVLHKIAQYQVFQDTFLELLPISVKRGFDKNQFLSCIASHLPISPFLYDEEILTTTSTKEICKEMIRESLFENLSDEIPYESDVIVTHFHQMPQLDKIYARIIVEKPSQKGVVIGQDAHTIKRIGIAARRKIELFTQKHIFLKLDVEVRKGWSKQKDKLKKIGYDFTL, encoded by the coding sequence ATGATACCCACAAAATCAGGCTTTATTGCGACATTGGGCAGACCCAATGCGGGTAAAAGCACACTGCTTAATTACCTTATAGGAGAAAATTTAGCTCTTGTTTCACACAAAGCTAATGCCACGCGCAAACAACTTCATCTTATCGTGCCTTATGAAGATGCGCATTGTAAGGCTCAAATGATTTTTGTCGATACGCCCGGAATCCACCATCAAGAAAAATTACTGAATCAATATATGCTTTCTCAAGCTCTTAAGGCAATGAGTGATTGTGATATGGCACTTTATCTTGCGCCTATCAGTGATGAAATTAAACATTATGAGGATTTTTTACAATTAGCACAAGGCGTGAAGCATCTTCTGATATTGACAAAGATTGATTTATACACTAAGGAGCAAGTGCTGCATAAAATAGCACAATATCAAGTTTTTCAAGATACTTTTCTTGAGCTTTTACCTATCAGTGTCAAAAGAGGTTTTGATAAGAATCAATTTCTTTCTTGTATTGCATCACATTTGCCCATATCGCCGTTTTTGTATGATGAGGAGATTCTGACTACGACTTCGACAAAAGAGATTTGTAAGGAAATGATCAGGGAGAGTTTGTTTGAGAATCTTAGTGATGAGATTCCCTATGAATCTGATGTGATTGTTACGCATTTTCATCAAATGCCACAATTAGACAAAATTTATGCGCGTATTATTGTCGAAAAACCCAGTCAAAAAGGTGTAGTCATCGGGCAAGATGCTCATACCATTAAGCGTATCGGTATTGCTGCGCGTAGAAAGATTGAGTTATTTACCCAAAAGCATATTTTTCTTAAGCTTGATGTGGAAGTCAGAAAGGGTTGGAGCAAGCAAAAGGATAAATTGAAAAAAATAGGGTATGATTTTACTTTGTGA